The following is a genomic window from Marinobacter sp. NP-4(2019).
GATAGCTGTTCTCAGTGCGATGTCATCCATTGGAAGATCACGCGATTTACCACGATGTTTTTTGACCTCAGGATAAAAATCCTCCGGTTTGATCTCGGCGCCGGCCTTGGCCATGGTTTCAATTCGCTGAACAAGCTGGTGGAAATCGTGAACACTAAAACCGATCCGACGCCGTTGATACGTGGATTTGGACCGCTTCAACGCATCGGCACCCTTAGTGTAAGCCGCAGGCAACGCAAGGATTTCCTTAAGTTTGAAAGAGCGCTGACCAGAGCCCGAACTCCCAGGGCCAAGCTCAGCGACGTCTTTGATCTGGAGCAGCGCGATCTCCTGAACTCGAAGTCCGAGCTTGAAGCTGATCTGAACCAGTGCCGTATTCTTTTCCGGGTAACGATGCTCTTTGATCTCACCCAAGAGGTGGGCGAACTGATCGGGCGTGAGCACGCGCGCCTGGCCGGTTTTGCTCATCGGATAAGCTCCTGGTAAGCCGCTACGATGCGAGGAGAGGGTAACGATAAAATCCGTAATAATGTTATTTTAACGGATTTCTGGAGTTTAGTAGAGAATTAGTATGCTCAGGGCACCCAGGCAGACCCAATCATCCCAAACGGACATTGGTTGCGCCTTGTAACGTCCATTTCTTCCAGAGCTGACGACTACGGTTTTCAATAATCAGGAGCGGATCGTCTCAACCGGATTATCGATAACACCGTTCCAAGTTTTCTCTCATGTCACAGAGAGGTTCCGAGGCTGCCATAACAAAAATCCGTGCTCCGATTCGCATGATACTTATCGAGAGGTATGGGGGATGTCTTATACCGGCATCGGCCAATACCTTTCGCGCCCAGGACATTATCTAAAATTGCAGAGTTCCGTCAGAGCTGACGCTATTCCACAATCGAAATTAACCGCCAAATCCAAGGCACTGATCGCCCGAAAGGCGCTATTCGAGAAAAAACCGAAAAACGTTCAGAATCATGGATATAGAAAGGTGGGCGACGAATTTAGTACTTCCTGTGAAAATTTAGTACTTTCTGTGGCTATTCTTTAGCACGTTCTGTGGTCGTCCAAAAATCCGTAATAATGTTATTTGAACGCATACCGTACTGCGCATAATGTATATTATGTTAAATGTGATATTGGCTAGCCAAAATTGATTTCAAATATCGATGCCCTTCTCAGTAACACCCTTTGCGATGGCACCGCCTAGCACTTCGGTTGCTTCGTTACCCTGCTTCCTGGTGCCAAAAGCGCACGTCTCTGTAAAAAGAATCTACGGAATCTTCCGGTTGCTCGGGTAATTCTGAGTAATAGGTACCCGCTATCATCCGATTGAAAGCTGTCCTCGTGCAAAACGAAAAGTTGGAATATGCATTTGTGGTAAATACCTATCTAATATTTTGCATTAAATTACACATTTTTCCGAGAGGATCGCTATTTTCCCTCGTATTACGATACCAACAACTGCACCTCCTTGTATAAGGCGACCAGCCCAAAATGAAAAGCCCTCCATCACCCTTTATTGCAGCAGAGCTAGAAGTTGAAGATCGCTCAATCAGAATGCTTAGACTACAATCTAGTCTATTTTTGCTGTTCCTGAGCGTACTCGTTGGTGGTTTATTCGGTATATTGATTTTTCTATTCCCGGAGATTCCCCTTCCGACGAATCAACGTATTCCCATACCTCTCAGCCTCATCATGTTGGTCGGCGGTCTCGTCGGTAGTACCATTGCCCTAAAAATACTTCGCGGGCATAGACGAACGCTTCTGCTCAGTTGCGATGGAATCTTGGCTGGCTGGTTGGGAGTGACTGCTTCATTCCTGTTGGCGTTTATGGCTAGCATCGGCACACACGTCGAGCGCCATAATGCCGCCAAATCCACACTCCACCACTACAGTGCAGAACTTAATCATAAAATGGAAATGACGGTTCAGCTTTTTAGCCGTGTAGCTCAACGCTGGGCTGCACTGGATTTCAATGTTCGCCGGGGGCTGACCGATGCTGGAGCGCACTGGTATTTCCGGGATTCTCCGGCCCTGCGTGCGCTGTTAGTGCTGGCTGAGGATGGAACACAACCCTGGAGGCGAGGGAAAAAAGCTGAGGATCTTTTTTGGCTGATCGAAAAGGTCAATGATCAAGAAGTAAGCCGCTGGATCGACCAAACGCGGGCCGCAGGGCTTACCAGTGCTTGGCATTTCCCGGACTTAAGTCAGCCGTCAATCGCGATGTTAATGATTACCCCGGCGCATCCGACAAAGACTAGTTTCATTACGGTGTTGGATCTTGAAAAGATGTTGAAGCCAGATGCCCGCTCAGCACACCGCGACTTCGGGATTTCTATTGAGCATGGCGAATCAGCACTCTCACGGGAACCGCACCATGGGCAATTTGATGTCTATGAACGTATCGCGACGGATATTCCAAACAGCCCTCGTTTCTACCTAGTCGCCACCTCAGGCCCTGTCGATCTGCTGTCGGTTGCCGGGTCTCTGCCTTTTGTTCTACTTGTTTTTGGTTTGATGACCAGTTACCTGCTGGTTATGGGACGCAGCCTTTTAACCATTCAGCAGGAGCAAGCTGCTGCTCTGAGCTTGTCCGCACAGCAATTTCGCTCTCTCTTTTCCAAGTCGCCAGAACCGGTTTTTGCCTTTGACTGCCTGGGAACCTATCAGGCAGTAAATCCGGTAGCTCGTGGGATTGCGGGCCTTTCAGTGCGAGATATGGGCGTTGTTCGTTACCACGACATATTAACACCTGACACCATAACCGCTCATGATTTCAAGACTTTTGACACAGCCTTCGGAAAAGCTGTCGCCGGGAAGCCGCAGCAGTTCGATGTGCGGTTTGTAAATGCTCAGCGTCGGTTGCACGATTACGAAATTGCGTTTGTTCCGATAGTGGTCAACGGCGCCGTAACGGGTGTGTTCGGTATTGTGAAGGATATCACCGACCGCGTAAGCGCCCAGGAGAATCAGCGCGTGCTGCAGAAGAGTCTGGAGTCCAGTGATAACGCGGTTGTCGTGGTGGACGCTCGTGACGAACAGCTGCCCGTGATCTTTATTAACCCTGCGTTTTCTCGAATGACCGGTTACGAGCCGCACGAAATGAGGAGCTCCCCAATACAGAGACTGGTTGGCCCGGAAACAGAGTCAACAGACATTGAGGTCATTCGCATCGCAATAACATCCGGAGCGCCGGCAAGCCTCACCCTGAAGTGCTATCGGAAAAATGGTGCCCCCTTCTGGACCCAGCTGTCCCTGGCGCCCGTGAAGGATGAAGCCGGGGCGGTAACCCACTTCGCAGCACTAATGAATGATATTTCCGAGAAAAAAGAACAGGAAAACAGACTGGCCTACCAGGCGACCCATGATGTCCTCACCGGGCTGGCGAATCGTGCTCTGTTCGAAGATCGACTAGGACATGACTTTGAACTCGCTCGGCGCAATAAACAGATGCTTGCGGTCATGTTTATTGATCTGGACGAATTCAAACCTATTAATGACACTCTAGGGCACAAGGTAGGCGACGCCTTGCTGGTCAGTATCGCCCGGGCTCTGGAGAGCGCCACCCGGCCTACCGATACCCTCGCACGCTTTGGGGGTGATGAATTTGTGCTTTTGGTTCCAGACCTGGATGACGTGTCTGAGGCTGAGGACGTGGCTTCACGCATTCTGAATACCCTTGCTAGACCTCATCAGGTTGGTAACCACGAGCTGTACATTTCCGCCAGTATCGGGATTGCATTACAGGACGAAGCGATGAGCTCTCCGGAAAAGCTCATCCAACAAGCCGACATGGCTATGTACAAAGCCAAGCAGCAAGGGAGGGATACCTTTGAGGTGTACACCGGCGATCTTGATTCCAAACTCTCAAAACGCGTAACTCTACGCAATGATCTCCAGGAGGCGATCAGAAACGAGCAACTCTATCTGAATTACCAGCCGCAGGTAGACCAGAATGGCCGATTCTGTGGTCTGGAGGCGCTGGTTCGCTGGAAACACCCCATAAAAGGCTTTATCTCACCGGCTGACTTCATACCGGTTGCAGAGGAAACGGGGCAGATCGTGCACCTGGGACGATGGATAACGACAAAAGCCTGTCAGGATGCCAAGTTGTTGCTCGATATGGAGCTTCTGAGGGGCCGCATGTCAGTCAACCTTTCACCTCTGCAGTTCCATCGCCCAAGATTCTTGAGCACTTTGCAGTCAGTGCTGACAAAAACGGGGCTTCCGGCTGATTGTCTTGAGCTGGAATTGACCGAAGGCATTTTGATGAGAGACAGTCAGGGCGCCATTGAGATCCTTCGGGCCCTGAACGACATGGGAGTCACCACTTCGATCGATGATTTTGGTACCGGATATTCCAGCTTTAGCTACTTGAAGGACCTGCCCGTCCACAGCATCAAGGTTGACAAATCTTTCGTAGATAATTTGGTGACTAACCCTAAAGATGCTGCCGTTTGTAAAGGCGTTATCACTATGGCTCGGGAAATGGGGCTCAATGTGGTCGCTGAAGGCGTTGAAACACGCGAGCAGTTTGACATCCTGAAACAGTACGATTGCGGTGTCTATCAAGGCTACCTGTTTGCTCGCCCCATGGATCTGGAAGATCTGCTTCCCTGGATACACGCCAGGATCGGCATTGCAGGTGAGGCTCGGGTTTGAAAGCCTATTCCATGGTGAGGTTCATGAAAATGTCTAAGAAGACGAACATGAACGGCTTGTATAAACAGACGCTGTTTCACATGCCTCCCTCGGAAGACGGCGCAAAATTGGCTGAGGACCTAACATGCAGGGATCATGATATCTGATGTTCTCCGAAGATCGTTAGGACTGCGGCGCATGTATACGGTTGCGTCCCGCTTCCTTTGCCTCATAAAGCTGTTGGTCTGCGCGTTTGATGGCCGACTTCAATGAGTACTCTTCGGTATAGACCTCCGTTACCCCGAGGGAGGCCGTGTAAGCTAGGGGGGCTTCGTCGATCAGGTCGACGTCAATATCAACGGGCGTTGTCTCCACCGCCTGCCGCAGGCGTTCAGCGATCATACGAGCCTGCTCCATATCGGTGTCAGGAAGCAGCACCGTGAATTCCTCGCCACCCATTCGGCATAGGATATCTCCGTCCCGCATCTGACTTTGTGCGGTTTGCGCGAAAGCCTGCAGAACCAGATCCCCCACATCGTGGCCATAACGGTCGTTGATGCGCTTGAAATGGTCCAGGTCTATGGCGATAAGGCTCAGAGGTCTGCCGTTTCGCCTCGCCCGGGCCATTTCCATGTCCGCCTGGTTTTCAAGGTATCTTCGGTTACCTAGCCCGGTCAGCGTGTCTGTCATTGCCTGCCGAGTCAGCAAGTCTTCCAGTTGCTTTCGCTCGGTAAGATCAAACACCATGGCCCGGCTGTACTGGAAGCCCGTGGAACTTGTCCGGGCGGTGGCCTCAATCGCAACCGGGAGGGTGCTGCCATCACGGCACATCAGCTCACATTCCGCCGAACCCTCATGACCGTCCGCCAGCACTTGCCGGAAGGCTTCATCAAAAGCGCCCCGCGTTTCTGGCGTCACCAGTTCACGGTACGGCTTTTCGCCAATCAACTCATCTGAGCTGTAGCCTAGCCATTGTAGTTCAGTACGGTTGATCATGATGATAACGCCTTTTTCATTCAGGGAGTGGTATCCGCAGGGCGCGTGCTCGTAGAGATCGGTCAGTTCCCGGGCATAGTCTCTTGCTTCCCGGGACAGTT
Proteins encoded in this region:
- a CDS encoding putative bifunctional diguanylate cyclase/phosphodiesterase — protein: MKSPPSPFIAAELEVEDRSIRMLRLQSSLFLLFLSVLVGGLFGILIFLFPEIPLPTNQRIPIPLSLIMLVGGLVGSTIALKILRGHRRTLLLSCDGILAGWLGVTASFLLAFMASIGTHVERHNAAKSTLHHYSAELNHKMEMTVQLFSRVAQRWAALDFNVRRGLTDAGAHWYFRDSPALRALLVLAEDGTQPWRRGKKAEDLFWLIEKVNDQEVSRWIDQTRAAGLTSAWHFPDLSQPSIAMLMITPAHPTKTSFITVLDLEKMLKPDARSAHRDFGISIEHGESALSREPHHGQFDVYERIATDIPNSPRFYLVATSGPVDLLSVAGSLPFVLLVFGLMTSYLLVMGRSLLTIQQEQAAALSLSAQQFRSLFSKSPEPVFAFDCLGTYQAVNPVARGIAGLSVRDMGVVRYHDILTPDTITAHDFKTFDTAFGKAVAGKPQQFDVRFVNAQRRLHDYEIAFVPIVVNGAVTGVFGIVKDITDRVSAQENQRVLQKSLESSDNAVVVVDARDEQLPVIFINPAFSRMTGYEPHEMRSSPIQRLVGPETESTDIEVIRIAITSGAPASLTLKCYRKNGAPFWTQLSLAPVKDEAGAVTHFAALMNDISEKKEQENRLAYQATHDVLTGLANRALFEDRLGHDFELARRNKQMLAVMFIDLDEFKPINDTLGHKVGDALLVSIARALESATRPTDTLARFGGDEFVLLVPDLDDVSEAEDVASRILNTLARPHQVGNHELYISASIGIALQDEAMSSPEKLIQQADMAMYKAKQQGRDTFEVYTGDLDSKLSKRVTLRNDLQEAIRNEQLYLNYQPQVDQNGRFCGLEALVRWKHPIKGFISPADFIPVAEETGQIVHLGRWITTKACQDAKLLLDMELLRGRMSVNLSPLQFHRPRFLSTLQSVLTKTGLPADCLELELTEGILMRDSQGAIEILRALNDMGVTTSIDDFGTGYSSFSYLKDLPVHSIKVDKSFVDNLVTNPKDAAVCKGVITMAREMGLNVVAEGVETREQFDILKQYDCGVYQGYLFARPMDLEDLLPWIHARIGIAGEARV
- a CDS encoding site-specific integrase, producing the protein MSKTGQARVLTPDQFAHLLGEIKEHRYPEKNTALVQISFKLGLRVQEIALLQIKDVAELGPGSSGSGQRSFKLKEILALPAAYTKGADALKRSKSTYQRRRIGFSVHDFHQLVQRIETMAKAGAEIKPEDFYPEVKKHRGKSRDLPMDDIALRTAIENHLAIRLAAQPSVKKTDPLFLTQKGGPYSPNTLQEHLALMQRQWGGIERASSHSGRRTLMTNIIHEQKKSVKVAQKIAGHVSPSTTLIYEEPPEESLKEALQDAGYRYIS